A genome region from Drosophila simulans strain w501 chromosome 2R, Prin_Dsim_3.1, whole genome shotgun sequence includes the following:
- the LOC6734222 gene encoding zinc carboxypeptidase — translation MKLPILLIALVAMVAAKSAPGRMAARYDHFRIYQLTIETNLQMEELKKIHEHISVHFLNELGAVGNKYNVIVGPLFHRALEKTLKFLEIVYEVIVDDLQKLIDDSSVGDDSQMEWETYHTLDTIYDWIDQECAAHDFLECKVIGQSYEGRDIKSIRLSKRSGNKAIFLEGNIHAMEWISSATVTFLLNQLINSEDPEMQRLSEEYDWIVVPMVNPDGFVYTHEVERLWRKNRRPNGYRNESGDCYGIDMNRNFDYHWGGAGWNIDEPCDHWFGGEKPNTEVEIISLQNFVSSFEDGYIRSYMAYHAYGQYVLLPYGHSNTEFPPNYEQMKRIAAAFSEAAADVYGSTFTYGASGLLNYVVSGAAKDWAYGVKKIPFTCTVELRDKGTFGFFLPSNQITEVGLEVTAGLKALVNKAAEEGIFD, via the exons ATGAAACTACCAATCCTTCTGATAGCCCTTGTGGCCATGGTGGCGGCCAAGTCCGCACCTGGTCGCATGGCCGCGCGCTACGACCACTTCCGTATCTATCAGCTGACCATTGAGACGAACTTGCAGATGGAGGAGCTCAAGAAGATTCACGAACACATCTCT GTGCACTTCCTCAACGAACTGGGTGCTGTTGGAAACAAATACAATGTGATCGTAGGTCCCTTGTTCCACAGAGCCCTCGAGAAGACTCTCAAATTCCTCGAAATTGTTTACGAAGTGATCGTCGATGATCTGCAGAA ATTGATAGATGACTCCTCTGTTGGCGACGATTCCCAGATGGAGTGGGAGACCTACCACACCCTGGACACCATTTACGATTGGATCGATCAGGAGTGTGCTGCCCACGATTTCCTGGAGTGCAAGGTTATTGGACAGTCCTACGAGGGTCGCGACATCAAGAGCATTAGGTTGTCGAAGCGTTCGGGCAACAAGGCCATCTTCCTGGAGGGCAACATCCATGCCATGGAGTGGATCTCGTCGGCCACCGTCACCTTCCTGCTGAACCAGTTGATCAACTCCGAGGATCCGGAAATGCAGCGTCTGAGCGAGGAGTACGATTGGATTGTGGTGCCCATGGTGAACCCGGATGGCTTCGTTTACACCCACGAGGTGGAGCGTTTGTGGCGCAAGAACCGTCGTCCCAACGGATACCGCAACGAATCTGGAGATTGCTACGGCATCGACATGAACCGCAACTTTGACTACCACTGGGGAG GTGCCGGCTGGAACATCGATGAGCCCTGCGATCACTGGTTCGGTGGTGAGAAGCCCAACACCGAGGTGGAGATCATCTCGCTGCAGAACTTTGTGAGCTCCTTTGAGGATGGCTACATTCGGTCCTACATGGCCTACCACGCCTACGGACAGTATGTCCTCCTGCCCTACGGACACTCCAACACCGAGTTCCCGCCCAACTACGAGCAGATGAAGCGCATTGCCGCTGCATTCTCCGAGGCTGCCGCTGATGTCTATGGTTCCACCTTCACCTATGGAGCTAGTGGTCTGCTTAACT ATGTCGTTTCGGGAGCTGCCAAGGATTGGGCCTATGGCGTGAAGAAAATCCCATTCACCTGCACCGTGGAACTGCGTGACAAGGGCACCTTCGGATTCTTCCTGCCCTCCAACCAGATCACCGAGGTGGGTCTCGAGGTCACCGCTGGTCTTAAGGCTCTGGTCAACAAGGCTGCCGAGGAGGGCATTTTCGACTAG